The following DNA comes from Candidatus Neomarinimicrobiota bacterium.
AGTTGCATTCTGTTCCTGGGATGTTTTTCCCTATATCATCAACAGTAAGCGTAGTGGGATTTCTGTCAGTGCTGGTGAAGATGGTGCCGTGGGGAAGAATCTCACAGAGAGGGAAAATCTATTAAATGAACTGATCTCAGAAATGCCCAAACCCTTCGATACAGTGCGGTGGGATGCTTTTACCTTCCACCTGGCTATGGAATATCTACAGAAAGAAACCCCCAGAGTCATATATATTTCATTTGACGCCACGGACGACTATGCACACCAGGGGAAGTATGACCGCTATCTTACTGCAGCTAATGTGCAAGACGCCTTTATGGAAAAATTGTGGGAATTTCTCCAGTCCCACCCGTTTTACAAGAATAAAACTACACTCATGATATCTACTGATCATGGCAGGGGAGAAGGTGATAAATGGACAAGCCACGGAAGCTCAATTGTAGATGCAGATCGAGTATGGCTTTCGGTCATGGGTCCGGATACGCCTGCGGGAGGAGAAATGAGGGATCATCCTACGGTGTACTCAAATCAGTTCGCTGCGTCGATCTCGGCTTTTCTGGGTATTGAGTATAGTAGCATTCACCCCGTTGGGGAAATAATCGAATCAATTTTTTTGAAATAGAAATAAGAATCATCATTTAATGAGGAGACTATAGATGAAACGCACTACACTATTATTATTCTCTGCTCTTTTCTTTTGGAGTTGTGCACCGACAGCAAACACAGCTGATAATACTAACTCTGCCTACGATGTAGTGGTCCGAAACGGTACGGTCTACGATGGTTCAGGATCGGAGGGATTTATAGCGGATGTAGCCATTTCGGGCGACCGAATCGCTAAAATAGGTCCCAAACTTTCGGGTAAAGGGAAAAAAGAGATAGATGCTGCCGGCATGGCAGTTACCCCCGGGTTTATTAATATGCTCAGCTGGGCTTTCAATTCTCTCCTCCGAGATGGCCTTTCCCAGAGCGATATCCGCCAGGGGGTGACCCTGGAAGTATTTGGTGAAGGGAATTCACCGGGTCCTTTAAGCGACGCCATGAAAAGTGAGATGCTGGATTGGAACTCAGGAGACGATTCAGATATACCTTGGGTCACACTGGGTGAAGCCTTGACTCATCTTGAGAATAAAGGTGTTTCTACCAACGTCGCCTCATTTGTAGGGGCAACCACGGTCAGGATTCACGTGGTGGGGTATGAAAACCGAAAAGCGACCCCAGAAGAAATCTCCGAGATGCAGGCTCTGGTCCGAGAAGCCATGGAGGAAGGGGCCGTGGGCCTAGGCAGCAGCCTTATATACGCTCCTGCTGATTATGCAGATACGGATGAACTTATTTCCCTGTCAAAAGTGGTAGGGGAGTACGGTGGACGGTATATCTCTCATATGCGAAGTGAAGATAAAGATTTGCTGAAAGCCTATGGTGAGTTGGAACGCATTGCCCGGGAAGCAGGTGTAGGGGCGGAGATTTATCATCTGAAAGCGTCTCGAGAGCCCTACTGGAAACTACTGGACGACCTGATTGACTTGGTGGATAAAGCTAGGGAAGATGGGTTAGACATTTCCGCCGACATGTATACCTATAACGCCAGCTCTACGGGGCTCACTGGCGTTATTCCCACCTGGGTTCAGGAAGGGGGGCATGAAGCTTGGATGGCTCGGATGCAGGATCCGGTCGTTAGGCCGCGCCTCATGAAAGATCTTGAGGCGGAGTTGGCCGTTCAGCCTCCGGAGGGAATATTACTGGTAGGGTTCCGGAATGAAAAGATGGGTGAAAAATATGTGGGAATGACCCTGGCGGAGGCTGCCGAAGAACGGGGACAGGCTCCTGCCGATGCACTCATCGATATGGTGGTGGAGGATGACAGTCGGATTCAGTGTGTCTATTTCAGTATGTCAGAAGACAACATTCGAAAAAAGATTGCTCTACCGTGGGTAGCCTTTTGTTCAGATGCTGGCTCCGTGGATCCTTCCTGGTCTACGGGAATGAAGCATCCAAGAGCCTACGGTAGTTTTATCAGAGTTTTGGGGAAATATGCCCGGGATGAGGGTGTCATCACGGTAGGGGAAGGTGTCCGG
Coding sequences within:
- a CDS encoding phosphoglyceromutase — protein: MKLLVFTLTLLTTLCASGLQTRNIVLITLDGVRWQEVFSGADKAILNNKSFVENEEATQDRFWADSPERRREKLMPFFWGTIAKEGQLYGNHRIGSTVQLTNKEWFSYPGYNEILVGYADPAINSNDKVWNKNVTVLEFLNRQKQFRDKVVAFCSWDVFPYIINSKRSGISVSAGEDGAVGKNLTERENLLNELISEMPKPFDTVRWDAFTFHLAMEYLQKETPRVIYISFDATDDYAHQGKYDRYLTAANVQDAFMEKLWEFLQSHPFYKNKTTLMISTDHGRGEGDKWTSHGSSIVDADRVWLSVMGPDTPAGGEMRDHPTVYSNQFAASISAFLGIEYSSIHPVGEIIESIFLK
- a CDS encoding D-aminoacylase, with translation MKRTTLLLFSALFFWSCAPTANTADNTNSAYDVVVRNGTVYDGSGSEGFIADVAISGDRIAKIGPKLSGKGKKEIDAAGMAVTPGFINMLSWAFNSLLRDGLSQSDIRQGVTLEVFGEGNSPGPLSDAMKSEMLDWNSGDDSDIPWVTLGEALTHLENKGVSTNVASFVGATTVRIHVVGYENRKATPEEISEMQALVREAMEEGAVGLGSSLIYAPADYADTDELISLSKVVGEYGGRYISHMRSEDKDLLKAYGELERIAREAGVGAEIYHLKASREPYWKLLDDLIDLVDKAREDGLDISADMYTYNASSTGLTGVIPTWVQEGGHEAWMARMQDPVVRPRLMKDLEAELAVQPPEGILLVGFRNEKMGEKYVGMTLAEAAEERGQAPADALIDMVVEDDSRIQCVYFSMSEDNIRKKIALPWVAFCSDAGSVDPSWSTGMKHPRAYGSFIRVLGKYARDEGVITVGEGVRRLTSFPADNLKLKNRGRLKAGYYADVVVFDPETIQDHATFREPNQYSTGVDHVFVNGDHVLKEGEHTGATPGRFLKGPGYRENP